The following nucleotide sequence is from Pseudoliparis swirei isolate HS2019 ecotype Mariana Trench chromosome 7, NWPU_hadal_v1, whole genome shotgun sequence.
GAACATCGGGTCATTTTTGAGCGAAACCTTGGAACGCAAacgtctcggccaatcacagGTCGGTAAACAAGATGCGTCACAGCCGCGTGCCAGCCAATGGGCTGTCACCACGACAGTAGAAAAAGGACGCAGGCGCAGCCCTTCTTGTTCAACAGTTGTGAATTGCCGGCGCTCGGGCAACCAGGAAACCCGCAAGGTGTCCTCTGAATTCAACGAGGATACCTCCATTATTCTTTTTTACCGACTTCGGACACCTCCCCCTCACACCGAAACATGGTTGTGGTAACAGCCGGGTCCGCGGGCCCCCAAAAAGTGCTCCTGATATCCGGGAAGCAGAGCGGCCTCTCCCCGGTGGGCTACAGCCGGCCCATCTCCGTCCTCCTGCCGCCGGCCAGCCCCGCGTCGTCGGACTCGGACTCCAACAACTCGTCCGCGGGGCCGCCGGTACGGAAGCGGCAGAggctcacacacctgagcacgGAGGAGAAAGCGCTTCGCAGGTTAGTTTCACTAATTAATCCGTTAGTGAATATTATTCACTGGGGGGAGAACCAGCTATTGTTTAAAGAATTACCAAGAGGGGACACGCCCAAAGATAATTCCCCCATATACACTATTTGATTTTCAATTTAAATCgcagcaaaaacaaaaagtgaaatGGTGTCACTGTTGCATCTTGTAATATCGTAATTAGGGCATATAATCGGTCATAAATGTGACTATGTTCTTAATTTGTCCCTGGACTTTGGTCCGGCTTGTCTAAACCGCTTATCTGAGTGATCCGCCACAGACCAGGAGACCCGGATCCGGGTCTGCCTGCGTGGCAGCAACATGGCTGGTGATTGCGCAGTACTGTGAACTCCAGTCGATGtcaaaggggggagggggatgggggggggggggcggatcaCGGCAACACGGAAAGAATGTGTGctaaattacagtttttttttctttttcccctccctcctcccctctttccttccctcgtctcctcaaGGAAACTGAAGAACAGAGTCGCTGCTCAGACAGCCAGAGACAGGAAAAAGGCCAAAATGGGCGAGCTGGAGCAGCAAGTCCTGGAGTTGGAACTGGAGGTGATTATTATagataatggttctttaaggatcTTAAAAGACAGGGGGTTGAAATTCAAGACCCTCCCACCTCGATGTCATCTGATGTACAAATACACCCCCACTACACTGAGGACtagatatataacatttatCATTAAGACACAATAAATgcattcccccccctccctcctggaTCTGGTGCGGTTTCTCTTCATGCATCACTTCCCCAATGAGCTGTTGAGTTTGAGGTATAAACAtctgttcatttttttttttttttgtccttcAGAACCAGAAGCTTCACATTGAGAACCGGCTCCTTCGGGAAAAATCCAGTGGCCTCCTGACAGAGAACGAGGAGCTGAGACAGAGACTTGGGCTGGAGCCCCTGGACACTAAAGAGGAGGTACGCTCGTCGGATTGCGCAACTATCGGATCTCTTGAGTGCCGCCATCTTGATTCACGTTCTCCCCCCCCGTCACAGGTTCAGAGTTTGTTGTCCAGCGGGAACGACGCAGGTTTGGGGATCGGGTCTTCTGAGTCCGCAGCACTCAGGCTACGTGTGCCTCCGCAGCAGGTGCAGGCCCAGCAGCCCCCAAATCTGAAGACTTCTCAATGGATTCAGATGATTCTGACTCTTCAGACAATGAGGTGAGTCCAGGTCCACGATCCTGATTCAGATCTCTgtaatgaccaccaggggtcagaggtcactgggcTAAtctcgtccctctctctcccctccagtCTGATTTGCTCATGGGCATTCTGGACATCCTTGACCCAGAGCTGTTCCTCAAGTCCTGCGAACAGGAGTGCCCGGAGCCGCCGGTGCTGCTGGTCGGAGGGGGGGACGCAGTACCTGCCGCCGCACCTGCGCCTCTGGGGGCCCCACCAGTTAAGCTGGAGGCCCTTAATGAACTGATCCACTTTGACCACATCTACACGAAGCCCGTGGAGGAGGTGGGCGCGGGcggtcagtgtgacggctgggAGAGCGAcacggaggatgaggatgaagaagaagacgaaaagAAAAGCGACGAGGCCGCCTACATCGTCGTTGTTGCCGATGACGACGTGAtcgtggaggaggagacggtctgCGTGAAGGACGAGCCGGAGGAGGTGGTCATCCCCGGCAACCCGCTGGATGACTTTTTCTCCGGCGTCTCGGCGGCGgccctcggcggcggcggcctggaCAAGGAGGCGTGTCTCGCCGACACTTACAGCGACTCTGGGTACGAGGGGTCCCCGTCCCCATTCAGCGACATGTCCTCCTCGCCGCTGTGCTCCGAGAGCACCTGGGACGACATGTTCGCCAACGAACTCTTCCCCCAACTTATCTGAAGATAAATCGACAACCCCGATaagttataatatataaaagatatatatacacgtctGAAAGAGGTCACGGCTCGATGGTCTCGTG
It contains:
- the xbp1 gene encoding LOW QUALITY PROTEIN: X-box-binding protein 1 (The sequence of the model RefSeq protein was modified relative to this genomic sequence to represent the inferred CDS: deleted 2 bases in 1 codon) translates to MVVVTAGSAGPQKVLLISGKQSGLSPVGYSRPISVLLPPASPASSDSDSNNSSAGPPVRKRQRLTHLSTEEKALRRKLKNRVAAQTARDRKKAKMGELEQQVLELELENQKLHIENRLLREKSSGLLTENEELRQRLGLEPLDTKEEVQSLLSSGNDAGLGIGSSERSTQATCASAAGAGPAAPKSEDFSMDSDDSDSSDNESDLLMGILDILDPELFLKSCEQECPEPPVLLVGGGDAVPAAAPAPLGAPPVKLEALNELIHFDHIYTKPVEEVGAGGQCDGWESDTEDEDEEEDEKKSDEAAYIVVVADDDVIVEEETVCVKDEPEEVVIPGNPLDDFFSGVSAAALGGGGLDKEACLADTYSDSGYEGSPSPFSDMSSSPLCSESTWDDMFANELFPQLI